Proteins encoded in a region of the Anopheles aquasalis chromosome 2, idAnoAquaMG_Q_19, whole genome shotgun sequence genome:
- the LOC126571951 gene encoding protein chibby homolog 1, with translation MPIFQKKFAPKLIPPRTRRLNIGCPAPSPADDVDDFRSITLNLVDRQLCFIDGVWMNGLQTRPSDAGPVPGPGAGSSVSGGSAATAAAVTDDMMRMRRRLKTVEQENNLLQVKLDVLVDLLTENMIELNGIKNQ, from the coding sequence ATGCCAATATTTCAGAAAAAGTTCGCCCCAAAACTGATACCACCGCGTACCCGGCGGCTCAATATTGGTTGTCCGGCGCCCTCGCCAGCCGACGATGTCGACGATTTCCGTTCCATCACGCTCAATCTCGTCGACCGGCAGCTGTGCTTTATCGATGGTGTCTGGATGAACGGGCTCCAGACACGGCCATCCGATGCCGGCCCGGTCCCGGGCCCGGGCGCTGGATCATCCGTTTCCGGTGGAAGCGCCGCGACGGCCGCGGCGGTTACCGATGATATGATGCGGATGCGACGACGCCTCAAAACCGTCGAGCAGGAAAACAATCTGCTGCAGGTGAAGCTGGACGTGCTGGTCGATCTGCTGACGGAGAATATGATCGAACTGAATGGCATTAAAAACCAGTGA
- the LOC126574635 gene encoding sodium channel and clathrin linker 1-like, whose product MSVAAVPSVCDAGSTRDGRERAPDLLKRFNEEWHGIEQTIGAHRLEHDRIRGALKHLLHPQQQPTDPYRDTVTGTSRCSFSPPAPEAAYGGAPFAESDYKRVSDEVIRNQQNQIQLIKEEKVTLESLWKSAQRTIRILELEIGEYRRQLKLPNSILDVRQQYAAAVQLLEQNLGRVRQALDEKITENRHLQQEAIVAADRIAALEQSVKDHQREVAGLEKLIDELRTADGQSRTELERAMREKADLEALLDRANELARQHMSRENVALAKVQEALQLADSALEEKSSVQRREQDARAECDFLATTIGQVMEEAARKVEQELTGLRNGYEARLAIAEESLGQLRAQLEAQQQRAVQAESRARTVEDKFRSLLRTNQNLDADLRAASKRIIENELKVEALQKTMVKEKEINRACSGREADLQRLLANNEQLKDRWKREMLTVTEELQRKMETMRRENCKLTAENNQLKDQLLMVSSPVASSLGRERASGTATAACGLQLLPTAPPSATVPRENA is encoded by the exons aTGTCGGTAGCTGCAGTGCCATCAGTTTGCGACGCTGGTAGCACACGTGATGGTCGCGAACGGGCGCCGGATTTACTGAAGCGCTTCAACGAAGAGTGGCACGGGATCGAGCAGACGATAGGCGCCCATCGCCTCGAGCACGACCGGATACGCGGCGCGTTAAAGCACCTTTTGCACcctcagcagcaaccgaccgaTCCTTACCGTGACACGGTCACAGGCACCAGCCGCTGCAGCTTCAGTCCTCCCGCCCCGGAAGCCGCTTACGGTGGTGCACCATTCGCCGAGTCGGATTACAAACGTGTTAGCGATGAGGTGATCCGGAACCAGCAGAATCAAATTCAGCTGATCAAAGAG GAGAAGGTTACGCTCGAGAGCCTGTGGAAGAGCGCTCAGCGGACGATCCGCAtactcgagctcgagataGGCGAGTATCGGCGGCAACTGAAACTGCCTAACAGTATACTCGACGTGCGGCAGCAGTACGCGGCCGCCGTGCAGCTCCTGGAGCAAAATCTGGGCCGCGTTCGGCAGGCGTTGGATGAGAAAATCACCGAAAATCGACACCTGCAGCAGGAGGCAATCGTGGCCGCGGACCGGATAGCGGCGTTAGAGCAAAGTGTAAAAG ACCATCAGCGGGAAGTGGCCGGACTGGAGAAGCTGATCGACGAGCTGCGGACAGCCGACGGTCAGTCGCGGACCGAACTGGAGCGTGCGATGCGCGAAAAGGCAGACCTGGAGGCGCTGCTCGACCGTGCGAACGAGCTGGCTCGACAACACATGAGCCGGGAAAATGTGGCACTGGCCAAGGTGCAGGAAGCGCTCCAACTCGCGGACAGTGCGCTGGAAGAGAAGAGTAGCGTGCAACGCCGGGAACAGGATGCACGGGCCGAGTGTGATTTCCTTGCGACCACCATCGGCCAAGTGATGGAAGAGGCCGCCCGTAAGGTGGAGCAGGAGTTGACCGGACTACGGAACGGGTACGAAGCACGCCTAGCCATCGCTGAGGAGTCTTTGGGCCAACTGCGGGCACAGCTCgaagcacagcaacagcgtgcGGTGCAGGCGGAATCGAGGGCCCGCACAGTCGAGGACAAGTTCCGGTCTTTGCTGCGAACGAACCAAAATCTCGATGCCGATCTACGGGCAGCCTCCAAGAGGATT ATCGAGAACGAGTTGAAGGTGGAAGCACTCCAGAAAACGATGgtcaaagaaaaggaaatcaataG GGCATGCAGTGGTCGGGAAGCGGACCTGCAGCGGCTGCTGGCTAACAACGAGCAGCTGAAGGACCGCTGGAAGCGAGAGATGCTCACGGTGACGGAGGAGCTGCAGCGCAAGATGGAAACGATGCGCCGGGAAAATTGCAAGCTGACGGcggaaaacaatcaattaaaGGATCAGCTGCTAATGGTATCGTCTCCGGTGGCGTCGTCATTGGGACGTGAGCGTGCATCGGGAACCGCGACAGCCGCCTGTGGTCTGCAACTACTACCAACAGCGCCACCATCCGCGACGGTACCACGCGAGAATGCATAA